A genome region from Arthrobacter agilis includes the following:
- a CDS encoding AI-2E family transporter encodes MTRAASENPDDQTAPRRRPGRWRTPRPAPAPEPHGSSVARRFRPHAFADGLRVSAAWTARSIIVLAGLVILWYVTRALWSIVLPALFALLLASVLWPVNRFLRRGLPKVLAALVTLLGFIGVVVGIGALTVPAIASGIADLSGLARDNVADLASFVAGPPLNLDAVNLDGIVDTALAQLQANVGNIVTGIRAGLGEVTSATVVVLLALVFTFFCLKDGDRFMPWASRWTNSAAYVHASMIASGTWKALSSYILAQATVALVDAVFIGLGLVLLDIPLAVPLAVLVFFSAFVPVVGAIVSGLVATLVAFLAYGWVSALIVLGLVILVQQLESNFIQPLLVGRTLEIHPAVVLASVTAGGTLFGIVGAFLAVPTTAVAIVILRYLRDLSIENRPETGVASGNPGAVPAPAASDTGADGAAAAPEAVGHGVERPDD; translated from the coding sequence GTGACACGCGCAGCATCAGAGAACCCGGACGACCAGACAGCACCCCGGCGCCGGCCCGGACGGTGGCGGACACCCAGGCCCGCCCCGGCCCCGGAGCCGCACGGCTCATCGGTGGCCCGGCGGTTCCGCCCGCACGCCTTCGCCGACGGGCTGAGGGTCAGCGCGGCCTGGACGGCCCGGAGCATCATCGTCCTCGCCGGCCTCGTCATCCTCTGGTACGTGACCCGCGCGCTGTGGTCCATCGTCCTGCCCGCGCTGTTCGCCCTGCTCCTCGCCTCCGTCCTCTGGCCCGTCAACCGGTTCCTGCGCCGGGGCCTGCCGAAGGTCCTCGCCGCCCTCGTGACGCTGCTCGGCTTCATCGGCGTGGTCGTCGGGATCGGTGCGCTGACCGTCCCCGCCATCGCGAGCGGCATCGCCGATCTCTCCGGCCTGGCACGGGACAACGTCGCGGACCTCGCTTCCTTCGTGGCCGGTCCGCCGCTCAACCTCGACGCGGTGAACCTCGACGGCATCGTGGACACCGCCCTGGCGCAGCTGCAGGCGAACGTCGGGAACATCGTCACCGGTATCAGGGCGGGCCTGGGTGAGGTGACCTCGGCGACCGTCGTCGTGCTGCTGGCCCTGGTGTTCACGTTCTTCTGCCTGAAGGACGGCGACCGCTTCATGCCGTGGGCGTCCCGCTGGACCAACTCCGCGGCCTACGTCCACGCGTCGATGATCGCCAGTGGCACCTGGAAGGCGCTCTCCTCCTACATCCTCGCCCAGGCCACGGTCGCGCTGGTGGACGCCGTGTTCATCGGGCTGGGACTCGTCCTGCTGGACATCCCGCTCGCCGTCCCGCTGGCCGTGCTCGTGTTCTTCTCCGCCTTCGTGCCCGTGGTCGGCGCCATCGTGTCCGGGCTCGTGGCCACGCTCGTGGCATTCCTCGCGTACGGCTGGGTGAGCGCGCTGATCGTGCTCGGGCTCGTGATCCTGGTGCAGCAGCTCGAGAGCAACTTCATCCAGCCCCTGCTCGTGGGCCGCACGCTCGAGATCCATCCCGCCGTCGTCCTGGCCTCCGTCACGGCGGGCGGCACACTCTTCGGCATCGTCGGGGCCTTCCTCGCCGTGCCCACCACGGCCGTCGCGATCGTGATCCTCCGGTACCTGCGCGACCTGTCCATCGAGAACCGCCCGGAGACAGGGGTGGCATCCGGCAACCCCGGGGCCGTCCCGGCCCCCGCCGCCTCCGACACCGGCGCCGACGGTGCCGCAGCCGCCCCCGAGGCCGTGGGGCACGGCGTGGAGCGGCCCGATGACTAG
- a CDS encoding TetR/AcrR family transcriptional regulator, whose amino-acid sequence MAGTPRERAREQTLSDITLIGRRQLGEVGAAALSLRAVARELGVVSSAVYRYVANRDELLTLLVVDAYTELGDEVDAAVASAAPAAVERFTALAGAVRSWAVREPSRYALLYGSPVPGYAAPGERTTAQGTRVVTLLARIVDDAWRAGDLHGAAGPAPAHLAGDYAALRGQLSLAAPDHVLAATVQAWSALVGAVSFEVFGQYGADTFADPDALHHYTVERLAAQLGLRAAGEQGA is encoded by the coding sequence ATGGCCGGAACACCGCGTGAACGCGCTCGCGAACAGACGCTCAGCGACATCACCCTCATCGGCCGCCGCCAGCTCGGCGAGGTGGGCGCGGCAGCCCTCTCCCTGCGCGCGGTGGCGAGGGAACTCGGCGTCGTCTCCTCGGCCGTCTACCGCTACGTCGCCAACCGGGACGAACTGCTCACCCTCCTGGTGGTCGATGCCTACACGGAACTCGGCGACGAGGTCGATGCCGCCGTCGCCTCCGCGGCACCGGCCGCCGTCGAGCGGTTCACGGCACTCGCCGGAGCGGTCCGGTCCTGGGCCGTGCGCGAACCCTCGCGCTACGCGCTGCTCTACGGCAGCCCCGTTCCCGGCTACGCGGCGCCCGGGGAACGGACCACGGCCCAGGGGACGCGCGTCGTCACGCTGCTCGCGCGCATCGTCGACGACGCCTGGCGTGCGGGGGACCTGCACGGCGCCGCCGGCCCGGCACCGGCGCACCTCGCCGGCGACTACGCCGCACTGCGCGGCCAGCTGTCGCTCGCCGCACCGGACCACGTCCTCGCGGCCACGGTGCAGGCCTGGTCGGCCCTGGTCGGTGCCGTCTCGTTCGAGGTCTTCGGCCAGTACGGCGCCGACACGTTCGCCGATCCGGATGCCCTCCACCACTACACGGTCGAGCGACTCGCCGCGCAGCTCGGGCTCCGTGCCGCAGGGGAGCAGGGCGCCTAG
- a CDS encoding D-2-hydroxyacid dehydrogenase: MTRRTVIAVLEGAHPVRGLERLAGLAEVRVTPAEGLARALDGADVLYLWDYFSGALPAAWHAAGSLRWLHVAAAGVDKLLFPELVASDVVVTNAHGVFDQPMAEYVLGAMLHAAKGFGPLRDAQREARWAWREGRNIGGSRALVVGTGSIGRATARLLRAVGVRVEGAGRTAREHDDDFGRVHATADLAAVVGAFDYVILLAPLTPATENLVSAEVLGALKPSAVLINAGRGRLVDEDALVGRLQAGALAGAVLDTVAVEPLPPAHPLWSLPSVFVTPHMASNADSWLDDLAAQFERNLLLWLEGRPLPGVVDKTLGYVPSGRPSGG, from the coding sequence ATGACTAGGCGGACCGTGATCGCCGTGCTGGAGGGCGCGCATCCCGTGCGGGGGCTCGAGCGCCTCGCCGGTCTCGCCGAGGTGCGGGTCACCCCGGCCGAGGGCCTGGCCCGGGCGCTCGACGGCGCCGACGTGCTCTACCTCTGGGACTACTTCTCCGGCGCGCTGCCCGCCGCGTGGCACGCCGCGGGTTCGCTCCGCTGGTTGCACGTGGCCGCCGCCGGCGTGGACAAGCTGCTCTTCCCCGAACTGGTGGCCTCCGACGTCGTCGTGACCAACGCGCACGGCGTCTTCGATCAGCCCATGGCGGAGTACGTGCTGGGCGCCATGCTGCATGCGGCGAAGGGCTTCGGTCCACTCCGGGACGCCCAGCGCGAGGCACGCTGGGCCTGGCGGGAGGGCCGCAACATCGGCGGCAGCCGGGCGCTCGTGGTGGGGACGGGCAGCATCGGCCGCGCCACCGCCCGGCTCCTGCGGGCCGTCGGCGTGCGGGTCGAGGGTGCGGGGCGGACCGCCCGGGAGCACGACGACGACTTCGGCCGCGTGCACGCGACGGCGGACCTGGCGGCCGTGGTCGGTGCCTTCGACTACGTGATCCTCCTGGCACCGCTGACCCCCGCCACCGAGAACCTCGTCAGCGCCGAGGTCCTCGGCGCCCTGAAGCCCAGCGCCGTCCTCATCAACGCCGGGCGCGGCCGGCTCGTGGACGAGGACGCCCTCGTCGGGCGACTGCAGGCCGGGGCACTCGCGGGCGCGGTGCTCGACACGGTCGCCGTCGAGCCGCTGCCGCCCGCGCACCCGCTGTGGTCCCTGCCGTCGGTGTTCGTCACGCCGCACATGGCGAGCAACGCCGATTCCTGGCTCGACGACCTCGCCGCGCAGTTCGAGCGGAACCTGCTGCTGTGGCTGGAGGGCCGGCCGCTGCCCGGGGTCGTGGACAAGACGCTCGGGTACGTGCCCTCCGGGCGTCCGTCCGGCGGCTAG
- a CDS encoding VOC family protein translates to MAGERMYPILTVPDLDEAITFYEDLGFHRTYRQVRPNPHAVVELEDIGIHLSAVPGFDPAASLGSVIITVPDADALYRAFADGLRRTRGRIPSAGIPRLLRPRRKQGTTSGFSVVDVGGNWLRISRTGDTEDDGADRATGLARVLEVAARQGDARGAEDTALDVLDRGLARHPEAPAADRARAELYRAELLTRLGRHASARAALAQAESLVGAAEAEGLAEDLASAREILAGGEPGAP, encoded by the coding sequence ATGGCCGGTGAACGCATGTACCCGATCCTGACGGTCCCGGACCTCGACGAGGCCATCACCTTCTACGAGGACCTCGGCTTCCACCGCACCTACCGCCAGGTGCGCCCCAACCCGCACGCCGTCGTCGAGCTGGAGGACATCGGCATCCATCTCTCCGCGGTGCCCGGATTCGATCCCGCAGCGTCCCTCGGCAGCGTCATCATCACGGTGCCCGACGCCGATGCGCTGTACCGGGCGTTCGCCGACGGGCTGCGGCGCACCCGCGGGCGGATCCCCTCCGCAGGCATCCCGCGGCTGCTGCGGCCCCGCCGGAAGCAGGGGACCACCAGCGGGTTCAGCGTGGTGGATGTCGGCGGCAATTGGCTGCGCATCTCCCGCACCGGCGACACCGAGGACGACGGGGCGGACCGTGCGACCGGCCTGGCCCGCGTCCTGGAGGTGGCCGCGCGGCAGGGGGACGCCCGCGGAGCCGAGGACACAGCCCTGGACGTCCTCGACCGGGGCCTCGCCCGCCACCCGGAGGCGCCCGCCGCCGACCGGGCGCGGGCCGAGCTCTACCGCGCGGAACTCCTGACCCGCCTGGGCCGGCATGCGTCCGCCCGGGCCGCCCTCGCACAGGCGGAGTCGCTCGTCGGCGCGGCGGAGGCGGAAGGACTCGCCGAGGACCTCGCCTCCGCCCGCGAGATCCTTGCCGGCGGGGAGCCCGGCGCACCCTAG
- a CDS encoding SRPBCC family protein encodes MGRVISVSDSTVIARSPQALYAMVSDVTRMGEWSPENRGAVLAEGSGGSGGISVGTVFDGANTRGRVSWTTRCTVTAAEPGREFAFRVHAIGGTKRRVPARIASWQYTFREHDGGTLVTETWTDDRPWHDAAAQAFDYVATGGTTFAAFQRGNIRRTLRNLKAAAESGPSRQGR; translated from the coding sequence ATGGGACGGGTCATCTCGGTCTCGGACAGCACGGTGATCGCGCGGTCGCCGCAGGCGCTCTACGCCATGGTCAGTGACGTGACGCGGATGGGCGAGTGGAGCCCGGAGAACCGGGGCGCAGTGCTGGCCGAAGGGAGCGGGGGGAGTGGCGGGATCTCCGTCGGCACGGTGTTCGACGGCGCCAACACGCGGGGGCGGGTCAGCTGGACCACGCGCTGCACCGTGACGGCCGCGGAGCCCGGCCGGGAGTTCGCGTTCCGCGTGCACGCGATCGGCGGCACGAAGCGCCGCGTCCCCGCCCGGATCGCGTCCTGGCAGTACACCTTCCGGGAGCACGACGGCGGGACGCTCGTCACCGAGACGTGGACGGACGACCGGCCCTGGCACGACGCCGCCGCGCAGGCCTTCGACTACGTGGCCACCGGCGGGACGACCTTCGCGGCGTTCCAGCGCGGGAACATCCGGCGCACGCTGCGCAACCTCAAGGCGGCGGCCGAGTCCGGCCCGTCCCGGCAGGGCCGCTAG
- a CDS encoding glycosyltransferase 87 family protein — protein sequence MRIRLPRPETRNSARPVWLFFALVHAGFLARLLPFIIGGGVLSDIRFYREWAYQGLDDGIWQGIDTAWVYPVGALAPMVLATVFGPYLYQLAWFLLFAALNAVGTAALVRRGTPSSFTAAYWWLTATALLGPVAVGRIDGLTAPLVITALLLVAARPFVASLLLSAATWMKVWPAAVLLAALVVVRTGRLRILGAGLALTAGIAAVVAVSGDVRNLTGFLSAQGARGMQLEAPLSTPGVWQAITGTSGAYFFEDEVINTMEVRGALSGVVGDLMTPLLVLTVVLVAAFLAIALRRGARADALLATGSLALVSTLVVFNKVGSPQFMLWIAAVIAGGLVLDRAAEWRYPALAMLACAALTTLVYPVFYDALRYELNPAVAVLLTLRNLLVVSILVWSLVRLGRLTARARVSAAAATGA from the coding sequence GTGCGCATCCGCCTGCCCCGACCGGAGACCCGCAACAGTGCGCGCCCGGTCTGGCTGTTCTTCGCCCTCGTCCACGCCGGGTTCCTCGCCCGCCTGCTGCCCTTCATCATCGGCGGCGGAGTGCTCAGCGACATCCGCTTCTACCGCGAGTGGGCGTACCAGGGGCTGGACGACGGCATCTGGCAGGGGATCGACACCGCGTGGGTGTACCCCGTGGGAGCCCTCGCACCGATGGTCCTCGCCACGGTCTTCGGCCCGTATCTCTACCAGCTCGCCTGGTTCCTGCTCTTCGCCGCGCTCAACGCCGTCGGCACCGCCGCGCTGGTCCGGCGGGGCACGCCGTCGTCGTTCACCGCCGCCTACTGGTGGCTGACGGCGACGGCGCTGCTCGGGCCGGTCGCGGTCGGCCGGATCGACGGCCTCACGGCACCCCTGGTGATCACCGCACTGCTCCTGGTCGCCGCCCGGCCGTTCGTTGCGTCCCTGCTGCTCAGCGCCGCCACGTGGATGAAGGTGTGGCCGGCCGCCGTCCTGCTCGCGGCGCTCGTCGTCGTCCGGACGGGCCGGCTGCGCATCCTCGGCGCGGGCCTCGCCCTCACCGCGGGTATCGCCGCGGTCGTCGCGGTGTCCGGCGACGTCCGCAACCTCACCGGCTTCCTCAGCGCGCAGGGCGCCCGCGGCATGCAGCTCGAGGCACCCCTCAGCACGCCCGGGGTGTGGCAGGCGATCACGGGGACCTCGGGCGCCTACTTCTTCGAGGACGAGGTCATCAACACCATGGAGGTCCGCGGCGCGCTGAGCGGGGTCGTGGGGGACCTCATGACACCGCTGCTGGTGCTGACCGTCGTCCTCGTGGCCGCGTTCCTCGCGATCGCCCTGCGCCGCGGAGCCCGGGCCGATGCCCTGCTCGCCACGGGATCGCTGGCGCTCGTGAGCACCCTCGTGGTCTTCAACAAGGTGGGCTCCCCGCAGTTCATGCTGTGGATCGCGGCCGTGATCGCCGGAGGGCTCGTGCTCGACCGCGCGGCGGAGTGGCGCTACCCGGCGCTCGCGATGCTCGCCTGCGCGGCCCTGACCACCCTCGTGTACCCGGTGTTCTACGACGCCCTGCGCTACGAGCTCAACCCGGCCGTCGCCGTCCTGCTCACGCTCCGGAACCTGCTCGTGGTGAGCATCCTCGTGTGGTCGCTGGTGCGGCTCGGACGCCTGACCGCCCGGGCCCGCGTCTCCGCCGCCGCGGCTACGGGTGCCTGA
- a CDS encoding pentapeptide repeat-containing protein, whose amino-acid sequence MPRPPARSATNAPRLSLRPPQGVTRVDDPRLLDGDHREGEHYERLALDRQELAGITLQECVLEGVSLDDTDLRGARILECAFEDLFAPVFRAPRSSWRETSLRSTRWGSAELYDSRLDGVHLDGGKLDYVNLRSARLTDVLVSGCIIGELDLTGVRATRLALADCTIGTLTLDGAQLRDADLRTSSFRGIQGIDGLRGVTIDEYQLQLLAPFLAESMGLRIEG is encoded by the coding sequence ATGCCACGGCCACCGGCACGCAGCGCGACGAATGCGCCGCGCCTGTCCCTCCGGCCCCCGCAGGGCGTGACGCGCGTCGACGACCCGCGCCTGCTCGACGGGGACCACCGCGAGGGCGAGCACTACGAACGGCTGGCCCTCGACCGGCAGGAGCTCGCCGGCATCACGCTGCAGGAGTGCGTGCTCGAGGGGGTGTCGCTGGACGACACGGACCTGCGCGGCGCGCGCATCCTCGAGTGCGCGTTCGAGGACCTCTTCGCCCCGGTCTTCCGTGCCCCGCGCAGCAGCTGGCGGGAGACGTCGCTGCGCAGTACCCGGTGGGGGTCGGCGGAGCTCTACGACAGCCGGCTCGACGGGGTCCACCTGGACGGCGGGAAGCTCGACTACGTGAATCTCCGCAGCGCGCGGCTCACGGACGTCCTCGTGAGCGGATGCATCATCGGCGAGCTGGACCTCACGGGCGTGCGGGCCACGCGGCTCGCCCTGGCGGACTGCACCATCGGGACGCTCACGCTCGACGGCGCCCAGCTGCGCGACGCGGACCTCCGCACCAGCAGCTTCCGCGGCATCCAGGGGATCGACGGGCTGCGGGGCGTGACCATCGACGAGTACCAGCTGCAGCTGCTGGCGCCCTTCCTCGCGGAGAGCATGGGCCTGCGCATCGAGGGCTGA
- a CDS encoding NAD-dependent epimerase/dehydratase family protein, protein MSQYIVTGAGPVGWTIAEQLAERGDSVRILTRSGSGPDHPRIEKLVVDVSDPSALATAATGALAIFHCIHGSAYSAAAWQRELPAAESVVLEAAGREGALAVFPESLYSYSRPDQVMTEQSERAAEGGKRGVRTALLAARAASATDTVSVVASDFFGPRVRMSHAGERMVPAVLNGTRIQLVGSPDAAHSFTYVPDLAAAMIAAADLPRVRDRVLHAPTLPALTQRALVEAFASVAGVAAPRVAGTPGWLSGALGVVLPSMRELAEMSYQFARPFVMDSTSSQLVLGISPTPRETALERTVQWWRGELAATARA, encoded by the coding sequence ATGAGCCAGTACATCGTCACCGGAGCAGGACCCGTCGGCTGGACCATCGCGGAGCAGCTCGCGGAGCGGGGGGACTCCGTGCGCATCCTGACCCGTTCCGGCAGCGGGCCGGACCACCCCCGCATCGAGAAGCTGGTCGTCGACGTATCCGACCCCTCCGCCCTGGCGACCGCCGCCACCGGGGCGCTCGCCATCTTTCATTGCATCCACGGAAGCGCCTACTCCGCGGCGGCCTGGCAGCGGGAACTGCCGGCGGCCGAGTCCGTGGTGCTCGAGGCCGCGGGACGGGAGGGTGCGCTCGCGGTGTTCCCCGAGAGCCTGTACTCCTACAGCCGGCCGGACCAGGTCATGACGGAGCAGAGCGAGCGCGCGGCGGAGGGCGGCAAGCGCGGTGTCCGTACGGCCCTGCTGGCGGCGCGGGCAGCATCGGCGACGGACACCGTCTCGGTGGTCGCGTCGGACTTCTTCGGCCCGCGGGTGCGGATGTCGCATGCCGGCGAGCGCATGGTGCCGGCGGTGCTGAACGGCACCCGGATCCAGCTCGTGGGCAGCCCGGACGCCGCGCACTCGTTCACCTACGTCCCCGATCTCGCGGCGGCGATGATCGCGGCCGCGGACCTGCCGCGGGTCCGCGACAGGGTGCTGCACGCACCGACCCTCCCCGCCCTCACGCAGCGTGCACTCGTCGAGGCCTTCGCGTCGGTCGCGGGGGTCGCGGCACCCCGGGTGGCGGGGACTCCCGGGTGGCTGTCCGGCGCGCTGGGCGTCGTGCTGCCGTCCATGCGCGAGCTGGCCGAGATGTCCTACCAGTTCGCCCGGCCGTTCGTCATGGACTCGACGTCGTCGCAGCTGGTGCTGGGGATCTCGCCCACGCCACGGGAGACCGCGCTCGAGCGGACCGTGCAGTGGTGGCGTGGCGAACTGGCAGCCACGGCACGCGCCTGA
- the glsA gene encoding glutaminase A has translation MESPIESYLRTIHREISDLKDGKPYSTIPAMANVDPDNFGICLTTVDGYLYEVGDTREEFTIQSISKPFTYGLALSDLGMDAVDAKVDVEPSGDSFNEISLAPGSGRPSNAMINAGALTATSLVQSRGGNRRFKRILSTYSHFAGRQLGVDEEIFRSELDHGHRNRALAYLLRSFGIIEDDPTPVIEDYFRQCSVLVNCMDLSVMAATLANAGRNPLTGVEAMDLLAVERVLSVMTTCGMYDDAGSWISTVGMPAKSGVGGGTIAVLPGQVGLAVYSPPLDEHGSSVRGMATSQRMSRDMELHFVRAARAGRSAIRATYDITAAPSGIRRTDEAMDVLREHGHQARVIELNGDLLFAGTESMVRELSGLDDDVDFVVLDLRRVDEVADVSLRLLGEVRENLTKVDCDLVLIDGEGTLAETFRDVDRPVPTFDTRTAAVEWCENELITRYGGDLLLPSRVEVAQCPALNPLTDEDVEALTARMEDRTYEKGHVVRRVGQSFGGVFFILSGRIVTSVPGPTGERLKLTTLSAGMTFGELALGSDDRQETTVKALEDVHVKVLTAQAIRTIEKEDPRLAVELWKALTRDAYTRVDLYLRETAVRIRD, from the coding sequence ATGGAATCACCGATCGAGAGCTACCTGCGGACCATCCACCGGGAGATCTCGGATCTGAAGGACGGCAAGCCCTACAGCACCATCCCGGCCATGGCGAACGTCGATCCCGACAATTTCGGTATCTGCCTGACCACCGTGGACGGGTACCTGTACGAGGTCGGTGACACCCGCGAGGAATTCACCATCCAGTCCATCTCGAAGCCCTTCACCTACGGCCTGGCGCTCTCGGACCTCGGGATGGACGCCGTGGACGCCAAGGTGGACGTGGAGCCCTCGGGAGACTCCTTCAACGAGATCTCCCTCGCACCGGGCAGCGGCCGCCCCTCGAACGCGATGATCAACGCGGGCGCCCTGACCGCCACGTCCCTCGTACAGTCCCGCGGCGGCAACCGGCGGTTCAAGCGCATCCTCAGCACCTATTCGCACTTCGCCGGCCGCCAGCTCGGCGTCGACGAGGAGATCTTCCGGTCCGAGCTGGACCACGGCCACCGCAACCGCGCCCTCGCCTACCTCCTGCGGTCCTTCGGCATCATCGAGGACGATCCCACGCCCGTCATCGAGGACTACTTCCGGCAGTGCTCCGTGCTGGTCAACTGTATGGACCTGTCCGTCATGGCGGCCACGCTGGCGAACGCGGGGCGCAACCCGCTGACCGGCGTGGAGGCCATGGACCTCCTCGCGGTCGAGCGGGTCCTGTCCGTGATGACCACCTGCGGGATGTACGACGACGCGGGCTCGTGGATCAGCACCGTGGGCATGCCGGCCAAGAGCGGGGTGGGCGGCGGGACGATCGCCGTCCTGCCCGGCCAGGTGGGACTGGCCGTGTACTCGCCGCCGCTCGACGAGCACGGCAGCAGCGTGCGCGGCATGGCGACGAGCCAGCGCATGTCCCGGGACATGGAACTGCACTTCGTGCGGGCGGCGCGCGCGGGCCGGTCGGCCATCCGCGCCACCTACGACATCACGGCCGCGCCGTCGGGCATCCGCCGGACCGACGAGGCGATGGACGTGCTCCGGGAGCACGGGCACCAGGCCCGGGTGATCGAGCTCAACGGGGACCTCCTGTTCGCGGGTACGGAGTCCATGGTGCGTGAACTGAGCGGGCTCGACGACGACGTCGACTTCGTGGTCCTCGACCTGCGCCGCGTCGACGAGGTGGCGGACGTCTCCCTCCGCCTGCTGGGCGAGGTCCGCGAGAACCTGACGAAGGTGGACTGCGACCTGGTGTTGATCGACGGCGAGGGCACCCTCGCGGAGACCTTCAGGGACGTCGACCGGCCCGTCCCCACCTTCGACACGCGCACCGCCGCCGTCGAATGGTGCGAGAACGAGCTCATCACCCGGTACGGCGGGGACCTCCTGCTCCCCTCGAGGGTGGAGGTGGCGCAGTGCCCGGCGCTCAACCCGCTCACCGACGAGGACGTCGAGGCACTGACCGCACGCATGGAGGACCGCACCTACGAGAAGGGCCACGTGGTCCGGCGCGTCGGGCAGTCCTTCGGCGGCGTGTTCTTCATCCTGTCCGGCAGGATCGTCACGTCGGTGCCCGGCCCCACCGGCGAGCGCCTCAAGCTGACCACCCTGAGCGCCGGGATGACGTTCGGTGAACTCGCCCTCGGCAGCGACGACCGCCAGGAGACGACCGTGAAGGCGCTGGAGGACGTGCACGTCAAGGTGCTCACCGCGCAGGCCATCCGGACCATCGAGAAGGAGGACCCGCGGCTCGCCGTCGAACTCTGGAAGGCGCTGACGCGGGACGCGTACACGCGGGTGGACCTGTACCTGCGGGAGACCGCGGTGCGGATCCGGGACTAG
- a CDS encoding NAD-dependent epimerase/dehydratase family protein: MTVLIAGCGDLGTEVGLRLAARGERVVGWRRSPGRLPAGIEGVAADLTRPLPPVPEDTDVVVVATAAGERTEAAYRSAYVDATGNVLDALERDGVSPRRILFVSSTAVYGDFDGALVTEESPAESTAPTARLVREAEQVLLGRSDHGTVLRLSGIYGPGRTRLIDQVTSGEAVLPAEPQWTNRIHRDDAAAAIVHLVTAVAHPAPVYLGSDELPVDLGEVLQFLAAELGLPEPPRGEVSPTRGGARRVDSGLLRSTGFSFTYPTYREGYRAVLAGKGVRHP, from the coding sequence ATGACGGTGCTGATAGCAGGCTGCGGTGACCTCGGGACGGAGGTGGGGCTGCGGCTCGCCGCCCGCGGTGAGCGCGTGGTCGGCTGGCGCCGCTCCCCCGGGCGGCTTCCCGCCGGCATCGAGGGCGTGGCCGCGGACCTGACGCGGCCGCTGCCGCCGGTCCCGGAGGACACCGACGTCGTCGTCGTCGCCACGGCGGCGGGGGAACGCACCGAGGCCGCCTACCGCAGCGCGTACGTGGATGCGACGGGCAACGTGCTGGACGCCCTCGAGCGTGACGGCGTCTCACCGCGGCGCATCCTCTTCGTGTCCTCCACCGCGGTGTACGGGGATTTCGACGGCGCGCTCGTCACCGAGGAGTCGCCCGCCGAGAGTACGGCGCCGACGGCGCGGCTGGTGCGCGAGGCCGAGCAGGTGCTCCTGGGCCGCTCGGACCACGGGACGGTCCTCCGGCTCTCGGGGATCTACGGACCGGGCCGGACGCGCCTGATCGACCAGGTGACGAGCGGCGAGGCGGTGCTGCCGGCGGAACCGCAGTGGACCAATCGGATCCACCGCGACGACGCCGCGGCGGCGATCGTGCATCTGGTCACCGCGGTGGCGCATCCCGCCCCTGTCTATCTCGGCAGTGACGAACTGCCCGTGGACCTCGGGGAGGTGCTGCAGTTCCTCGCCGCCGAGCTGGGTCTGCCGGAACCGCCCCGCGGCGAGGTGTCCCCGACCCGTGGCGGTGCGCGCAGGGTGGACAGCGGGCTGCTCCGGTCCACGGGATTCTCCTTCACCTACCCGACATACCGGGAGGGCTACCGCGCCGTCCTCGCAGGGAAGGGTGTCAGGCACCCGTAG